In one Bordetella pertussis 18323 genomic region, the following are encoded:
- a CDS encoding TRAP transporter small permease, with translation MQPLILPALCSTLLPMHRPDASDEPVEPIIPPEADPAVKVPLALEDWLAVILLAALAIITFLNVLVRYLTDQSFAWTEEISVFLLIVLTMVGASMAFVRNHHIRIEILADNGSPRRQYLMALTAHSLVVFFFALLTVLSARLVYDEFRYEETSPAIGVPTWWYSIWMPLLAAVITLRVAGAARRLIARHKAET, from the coding sequence ATGCAGCCTCTCATATTGCCTGCGCTTTGCTCCACGCTGTTGCCAATGCACCGCCCCGACGCATCTGACGAGCCCGTCGAACCCATCATCCCCCCGGAAGCCGATCCCGCCGTCAAGGTCCCGCTGGCGCTGGAAGACTGGCTCGCCGTCATCCTGCTGGCCGCGCTGGCCATCATCACCTTCCTGAACGTGCTGGTGCGCTACCTGACCGACCAGTCCTTCGCCTGGACCGAGGAGATCTCCGTCTTCCTGCTGATCGTGCTGACCATGGTCGGGGCGTCCATGGCGTTCGTGCGCAACCACCATATCCGCATCGAGATCCTGGCCGACAACGGCTCGCCGCGGCGCCAGTACCTGATGGCGCTGACCGCCCACAGCCTGGTCGTGTTCTTCTTCGCGCTGCTCACCGTGCTGTCGGCCCGGCTGGTGTACGACGAGTTCCGCTACGAGGAAACCTCGCCCGCCATCGGCGTGCCGACCTGGTGGTACTCGATCTGGATGCCGCTGCTGGCGGCGGTCATCACGCTGCGCGTGGCCGGCGCCGCGCGCCGGCTGATCGCCCGGCACAAGGCCGAGACATGA